The bacterium genome has a window encoding:
- a CDS encoding NYN domain-containing protein, giving the protein MTCRFIIDGMNVIRTSPTLWRVEERKGIAAAQEEFLRLVRRHAQRRPDVEWIVVFDGYGEIGLEGGVECVFAHPRTADEAIVDAAIDAVAVGADVVIVSTDHAVRADGAAYLTSQEFYEDLIRRDAPPPRVADETQWACELLSVLEQKGHLRPEAGANGALVAELARQLEYLGRGRPPQKMAKKIEATLRGAARVLPSPDPEHQVARALKEFFER; this is encoded by the coding sequence ATGACCTGCCGCTTCATCATCGACGGCATGAACGTCATCCGAACGAGTCCGACGCTTTGGCGCGTCGAGGAACGCAAGGGCATCGCGGCGGCGCAGGAGGAATTTCTTCGCCTGGTGCGCCGCCATGCGCAACGTCGCCCGGATGTCGAGTGGATCGTCGTGTTCGACGGCTACGGAGAAATCGGTCTCGAAGGGGGCGTGGAGTGCGTCTTCGCGCATCCGCGCACGGCGGATGAAGCGATCGTCGACGCGGCCATCGACGCCGTGGCCGTGGGCGCGGATGTCGTCATCGTTTCCACCGACCATGCCGTTCGCGCGGATGGAGCGGCGTATCTGACGTCGCAGGAATTCTACGAAGACCTCATCCGCCGCGACGCGCCGCCGCCCCGCGTCGCCGACGAGACCCAGTGGGCATGCGAACTGTTGTCGGTCCTGGAGCAGAAAGGGCATCTGAGGCCGGAAGCCGGCGCCAACGGCGCGCTTGTCGCGGAACTTGCGCGGCAGCTCGAATACCTGGGGCGCGGCCGCCCGCCGCAAAAGATGGCGAAAAAAATCGAGGCGACGCTACGCGGCGCCGCGCGCGTTTTGCCCTCGCCCGATCCCGAACATCAGGTTGCGCGGGCGCTGAAGGAATTTTTTGAACGGTGA